Genomic segment of Agrobacterium larrymoorei:
TTGAAGAGACTGGAAAGCCTCGCAACGAAAAAAGCCGCCCCGGTGGGACGGCTTTTCGCCAGTGCGTATTTGGTTTTACGCAGCCTTTTCGAGTTCCTGTTTCCAGTTGCCCAATGCTGCGAGCGAATTCATCTCGGCGCGGTGGCGGAAGGCGCGCTGGCCTGCGGCGACATTTTCCGCCTTGCCGTTCCATGCCTTCAATGCGTTATCCTGCAGCGCGCGGCCATAGGAGAAGGTAACCGCCCATGGCAGGTCATAACCGGCATTGATGGCTGAGAGGTGTGCGGTGGCTTCCTCGGCAGACTGGCCGCCGGACAGGAAGGCGATGCCGGGGACGGCGGATGGCACGGTTGCCTTCAGCACCTTGACCGTTTTTTCGGCCACTTCCTCGACCGAGGCCTTGCGGGCATTCTTGCCATCGATGACCATGTTCGGCTTGAGGATCATGCCTTCGAGGTTGACGCGGGCATCGTAAAGATCGGTGAAGACGGTGCGCAGCACCCATTCGGTCACTTCTGCGCAGCGGTCGATATTATGGGTGCCGGGCTGGCCATCCATCAGCACTTCCGGCTCGACAATCGGCACGATACCGGCCTGCTGACACAGTGCGGCATAGCGAGCCAGCGCCTGCGCATCGGCCTTTATCGAGCCCCATGTGGGCAGGCCATCGCCGATATTGATGACGCCGCGCCACTTGGCGAAGCGGGCACCGGCCTCGTAATATGTCTTGAGGCGGTCTGCCAGACCATCGAGCCCTTCGGTCACTGTTTCGCCCGGAAAGAAAGCCTGCGGCTTTGCCCCGGTATCCACCTTGATGCCGGGAAGCGCGCCGGCGGCCTTGATGATATCCACGAATGGCGTGCCATCGGCAGCCTTCTGAAACAGCGTCTCTTCGTAAAGAATGACACCGGAAATGCACTTCGTCATGGCATCTTCGGTGCGAAACAGCATCTCACGATAATCGCGTCTGGTCGTTTCAGTGGATTCCAGGCCAATGCTGTCGAACCGCTTCTTGATAGTGCCCGTGGACTCATCCGCAGCCAGCAGCCCCTTGCCATCGGTCATCATCTTCAATGCAATATCTTCAAGACGTTCAGTCATTTCATTCTCCCAAGACTTTGGAATTTCGAATAACAGGCGCTAAAAAGGGTAGGAAAATGGCAGGCTAACTTGTTGAAACGATTGAAGAGCGTTCAATCGTTTGAAAGTTTTGAGTGATTTTAAAGCATTTAAATTGCTGAGAGGGAAGACGTTGCGGAAAAGGAAAGGTTCCCGCAACGCGGCAATTTCTTATCAGCGTTATCCCTGACCTGAGACGCTGGTGTCCGGGGGGCAGATGAGTATCGCAAAACCTACCTCCGTCATCCCGGACTTGATCCGGGATCCAGCCAGACCAAGTCTTTGGTCTGAAAGACTCTTTCGACGCGCAGACGCGCGTCTGCTGGACCCCGCATCAAGTGCGTGGTGACGGGCGGGGGAACTGTACCGACCTCAAACCACCCACTCAGTTTAAACCGGATAGTAGTAGGCTTGACCCGAGGATTTGGAACCGATTGATTTTGTTGACGTTGGTAGATCCTCGGCACAAGGCCGAGGATGACGGTCGAGAGTGGATTGCCGTTTCTCCTCAGGTCTCCGGCTTTGCATGAAGGGCTCAAAAATCTAAACCGGACAGCCGTGATCCTGAGCCGGAATCCAGCGGCTTTGCGTCTGCAAGGCTTGAGGCACTCTTTCAGCCCAAGGACTTGGGCTGACTGGACCCCGGATCAAGTCCGGGGTGACGGAGGAGAGCAACGCATGCAGTTGCCTCTCCCATCGCAATTCTGTTCCCTGTTTACTTCTGCTCGTTGAGGATCGCCACGCCCGGCAGGACCTTGCCTTCCATCCATTCCAGGAATGCACCGCCAGCGGTGGAGATGTAGGTGAAGTCTTCGGCGACGCCTGCGTGGTTGAGGGCGGCGACCGTGTCTCCGCCGCCAGCCACGGAAACGAGTTTGCCGGACTTCGTGCACTCGGCGGCATGCTGGGCGGCAGCGACGGTGGCCTTGTCGAAGGGTTCGATTTCGAAGGCGCCGAGCGGGCCGTTCCAGACCAGCGTTTCAGCGCGGGAAATCCAGCCCTTGATGGCTTCGACCGATTTCGGGCCGACATCCAGCACCATGGCGTCTTCGGGGATGGCGTTGATATCGACGACTTCGTTTTCGGCATTGGCCTTGAATTCGCGCGCGACGACGCCGTCTTCCGGCAGAACGATGGCGCAGCCAGCGGTGGCGGCTTCGATCATGATCTGCTTTGCGGTTTCGGCAAGATCATGCTCGCAGAGCGACTTGCCGACATTGGTGCCGCGCGCGGCGAGGAAGGTGTTGGCCATGCCGCCGCCGATGACGAGCGCATCGACCTTCTTGACGAGGTTCATCAGCAGGTCGATCTTGGAGGAAACCTTCGCGCCGCCGACGATGGCAACGACCGGGCGGGCGGGTGCGCCGAGACCCTTTTCCAGCGCTTCCAGTTCCGCCTGCATGGTGCGACCGGCATAAGCGGGCAGGTGGCGGGCGAGACCTTCGGTGGATGCATGCGCGCGGTGCGCGGCGGAGAAGGCATCGTTGACGTAGATATCGCCATTCTTTGCCAGTTCGGCGACGAAATCGGCGTCGTTCTTTTCCTCACCCTTATGGAAGCGGGTGTTTTCCAGAAGCAGGATGTCGCCATTGTTCAATTTCGCAACGGCCTCTGCGGCTGCTTCGCCAACGGCGTTCGAGGAGAAATGAACGGTGTTGCCCAGAACCTCTGCCACGGCGGAATTGATGAGGGACAGGGACATGTCGGCAACCGGCTCACCCTTCGGGCGACCGAAATGGGCGAGCAGAATGACCTTTGCGCCCTTCTGCGAAAGCTCGAGGATCGTCGGCGCAACGCGCTCGATGCGGGTCTTGTCCGTGACCTTGCCGTCAGCAACCGGCACATTGAGATCCACGCGCACCAGAACGCGTTTTCCGGAAATGTCGGTGAGGTGATCAAGGGTCTTGAAGGCGGGCATATGTCGATCCTGAATTTGTTAAGACAATATCTTCGCGCGCGACCATACTATGCCTGAAAGACGGTGCAAGCCGATTAGGAGTGATTTTCCCTGACGTTTTCGTCTTTTGGCTCGACAGGTATCGCGCTACCGGATGAAGCTTGACGACGAATGCGGCGCTTTTCTGAAAAATGCTGGCGCGTGCGCTGGATGATTTCCTTCAGGCTGATGAAGATCGGCAGGCTGGTGGCGGGCTCGACCGGCTCCAGCGAAATGCCGACGCTGGCAATGGCATGGTTCTCATCCAGATCGCGCACGATGAGGATGAGCGAGCCGAGGCGCACGCGATCCGCATATTCCGGCTTGCCGCCGAGGCGGGCCTCGATCAGTTCGGCAACCGTCAGGCTCTGCTCCTGCGGGGTGAGAAGGCCGGGGCCGTAGGACAGATCGAGTTCCCTGGCCGGGCGTTGGGGCGCGATGGCAAAGGTGCCGAAAATATCCTCATCATCCGTCGTGACCGGTTTTGCACTGGCAAACAGCCGATCCAGTAGCCTTGAATTGCTGGGAATGACGAAGAGATAGACGAGATCGTTTTCCCGCAGCCTGCCTGCATATTGATAACGGATGGACTTGCCATCCCGCACGACCAGCGACGGCATGGCCCAGCGCGGGATACGCTCGCCCTGCAAAATGGCGCTGCCCTTCGCCACGCGGTAGGAGATCAGTTCGTGATTGGCGGTGCCGGGCAGATCGACCTCCAGCTTATCCACCTCGCCCATGCGCGGCGGCACGATGAGGCCGAGGCGCGTGGCGACGGGCTTGATCGTCCAGCCCTGCAGGAGAAGCGAGACCAGCACGATGATGAAGGCGGCGTTGAAGTAGATTTCTGCATTATTCAGCCCGCCAAGCGCTGGCAGAATGGCAAGAAGAATGGAAACCGCGCCGCGAAGGCCCACCCAGGCGACGAAGCTGGTTTCCTGCTGGGTATAGTTGAACGGCATGAGGCTGAGCCAGACCGCAAGCGGACGGGCAATGAAGATGAGGAACAGCGCCAGGAGGATGGCAGGCACGATGATGGCCGGAAATTGCGAGGGCGTGGCAAGCAGGCCGAGCATGAGGAACATGATGATCTGCGCCAGCCAAGTCATGCCTTCATGAAAGCGGCGGATGGCACCCTTGGCGAAAATCTTGCGATTGCCCGCGACGATGCCCGCGACATAGACCGCCAGAAAGCCGCTGCCATGCAGCGCGCCGGTGAAGGAAAAGACCAGCATCGCCAGTGCCAGCACGAGGATGGGTGCGAGCCCGCGATCCAGCGTGAAGCGGTTGACGATGTTGACGATCATCAACCCGCCCAGCACGCCGAAGATCAGGCCAAGGCCCAGCTCTTCGAGAAACATGAGGATGAAGCTGCTGTCGAAACCGGCCAGTCCTCTGCCTTTGGCGACAACTTCCACCAGCGCGATGGTGAGGAAGATCGCCATCGGATCATTGGTGCCGGATTCGACTTCCAGTGTGGAGCGCACCTGATCACGGATATGAATGCCGCCGATGCGCAGCAGGAAGAAGACGGCGGCAGCATCGGTGGAGGCAACGATGGAGCCGAGCAGCAGGCCTTCCAGCCATGAGAGCCCGAGAAGCAGCGCCGCCGCACCGGCGAAAAACACCGCCGTCAGGATGACGCCGACGGTGGCAAGCGTAATCGCTGGCTTGGCCGACAACCGAAACGTCTGCAACGGCGTGCTGAAGCCGGAATCGAAGAGGATGACGGCCAGCACCAGCGACCCCAGCATATAGGCCAGCGGATTGTTGGTGAACTGAATACCCAGCCCATCCGTGCCCGCCGCAAGGCCAATCATGAGAAACAGCAGCAGAAGAGGCGCGCCGAAGCGATAGGCAATCAGGCTGGAAAAGGCCGCGACGAGAACGAGGACGGTTGCGACCAGCAGTAACAGGTAAAACGATTCCAAGCGCACGTCCTTTATGAAGGTCGCTTGCTCGGCATACTCTGCACGTCGCGAGTCAATGAGCCACGTTTGGACGGCCAAGGCGAGCAACATTTGCGCGCAGGGCAGGCAGGCGAGGTGTATCGAACGGGACGGCAGGGCACGATGTACTGCGTATACGACCGAATCCCTCCGACCGTTTTCCCGGCCAAAAAGGACCAGAGCAAGGTGGGATAAAGGAAAAGTGATGAGCAGGATTAAGGAGCGACAGGAGGCTTAAGGAGGTGTATAGTGTAGCTTGACGCTTTTCGGATGGTTTGATACCGTAGCTCATGAGAATTCGAAATGTGATCCATAAAGGCCTGCGTCGGTTAATCGAACACGATGATGCGAGTGGCCTTCAGGCGACGGTGGTGCCGAAACTCATCCGTATCGTTTCTTTTCTTCAGGATATGGAACGGGAAGACGAATTGCGCACCGTTCCAAGCTGGAAGGCTCATCAGTTGACTGGAGATCGCAAAGGTACCTGGAGCCTGTCCGTAACAAAAAACTGGCGCATGACATTTCGGATCGATCAAACCGAAATCGAAATCATCGACCTGGACTACGAAGATTACCATTAGGAGTTTGCTATGAGTACGGTGCAGGGCATCCGCTTAAAAAATCCCGCTCATCCCGGCGGCTTCATCAAGTCCGAGATCATCGAAGCGCTCGGATTGTCTGTCACCCGCGCAGCGCAGCTTCTTGGTGTCACGCGGGCAGCATTGTCCGCGCTCCTGAACGAACGTTCGCATCTCTCACCCGAGATGGCATTGCGTATCGAAAAAGCGTTCGGCGTATCGATGGATACACTTATGAGAATGCAGAACAGCTTCGATATCGCACAAGCACGGAAGCGGGAAGGCGACATTCATGTTGCACGATTTGATGGCAAGCCGTTCGATCAGGAGGCGGTGCCTGCCTCATAATATTCTGTCTTGTTACGGTAACCGCTAACAGGCCGACGTCGCAGCCATCTTTCGTATATTCGCAAGCGGCGATTGCTTTGACGCGCGGCTTATCTGACGCGCGCTTGCCTGATCCGGGCTACCAATTAGAGAACGAGACGTTCGACATATTGCTTAGCTGAAGAAAGCACGACAGACTTCGCGTTCTTTGAGATAACTCTCTCGTGCCAGCCTGCGTAGAGGCGGTCGAAGGTGAGGTGTTCGATGCGGTTTGCTATGCGTTCCACTTCGCGCGCGGGGAGGGGCAGGAGGTTGGGGAAGGAGTACATGAAGGAGGCGTGGACGTTGCCTGCGGTGGCCTGAATCGTGTCGCCGGTCAAAAGCGCGCCGCGGCCTTCAGCGCCTGCCTTCCATTCCAGAACGCTGCTGCCGGGGAAGTGACCGCCGAGGCGGTGGAGGTTGAGGCCGGGGAGGAGTTCCACCACGTCCTCCTCGACGTAACGGATATTCGGGCTTTGCCTCGTGACGAAATCCCTGTCCAGCGCTGAGATGTATATTGGGGCGTTGCCGAAAGCTTCGCTCCAATCTGCCATGCCGGTGTAGAAGTGCGGGTGGGAGATTGCGATTGCGGTCAGACCGCCGAGCGACTGAATGCGATCTTTCGTTTGCCGGTCCAATAAAGGCACGCAATCCCACAGGACATTGCCCTGCGGCGTGCGGACAAGAAGTGCGCGCTGGCCTATGGCAAAGCCGGGCGTGATGCCGATGCCGACGAGGTCCGGCTCCATCTCGCGCCAGTCATTGGCGTGGTTCGACAGATCATCTTGCCTCAGCCATTTCTGGCCGCTGAGCGGCACGAACTGACGATCATCCTCGCAGATCAGACAGGACGAGGGTGACGCGCCGGGCGTTTCATAATGAGCGCCACATTCATTGCAAATCCAGATCGTCATCGCACTGTCCAATTCATTTTTTGAAGAGGCTATTGGGTGGCGCGCTGGCATGCAAACGAAAACCGGCGGGATCGCTCCCGCCGGTTTTGATTTTGTTCTGCTTAAATAGCGCCTTAGATGGTCTTTGCGAAAGCCACTGCCGTATCCGACATGCGGTTGGAGAAGCCCCATTCGTTGTCGTACCAGGACAGTACGCGAACGAAGTTGCCTTCCATGACCTTGGTCTGGTCGGTCGCGAAGATCGAGGAGTGGCTGTCGTGGTTGAAGTCACGGCTGACCAGCGGCTCGTCGGTGTAGCCGAGGACGCCCTTCAGTGCGCCGTTGGATGCGGCCTTGATGGCTTCGTTGATTTCGGCAACCGAAGTGGCCTTCTTGGCAACGAACTTGAAGTCGACGACGGAGACGTTCGGGGTCGGAACGCGGATGGACGTGCCGTCCAGCTTGCCCTTGAGGTGCGGCAGAACGAGGCCGACGGCCTTTGCGGCGCCGGTCGAGGTCGGGATCATGGACAGGGCTGCGGCGCGGGCGCGGTACAGGTCCTTGTGCATGGTGTCCAGCGTCGGCTGGTCGCCAGTATAGGAGTGGATCGTGGTCATGAAGCCGTGGTCGATGCCGACGAGATCATCCAGAACCTTGACGACCGGCACCAGGCAGTTGGTGGTGCAGGAGGCGTTGGAGATGACGAGGTGATCCTTCGTCAGCTGGTCGTGGTTGACGCCGAAAACGACCGTCAGGTCAGCGCCATCGGCAGGAGCCGAAACGATGACGCGCTTTGCGCCAGCTTCGAGGTGAGCGGCAGCCTTGTCACGGGCCACGAAAATGCCGGTGCACTCGAGAGCGATATCGACGCCGAGTTCCTTGTGCGGCAGCTGTGCCGGGTCGCGAACAGCGGTTACCTTGATCGGCTTGCCGCCAGAAATGGTGATGGTGTCGCCTTCGACCTTCACGTCTGCCGGAAACTTGCCATGGATCGAGTCGTAACGCAGCAGATGCGCGTTGGTCTCGACCGGGCCCAGATCGTTGATGGCAACGACTTCGATGTCGGTGCGGCCGGATTCCACGATGGCGCGAAGGACGTTACGGCCGATGCGGCCAAAGCCGTTGATGGCAACTTTTACAGTCATTTACAGTCTCCCGATCAATAATTTGATTTTTTTGCGGAATGGTGAGTGCATCTGGTTGGCGGGAGATCGTGACGACCGGTCCCGCCTTTCCAATTTCAGTCAGGCACGGGTTGCGGAAGCAGGGCGCTTCCGCCGACCCAGGCATGCCATCAGCCCAGCTTTGCTTCGGCAGCGGCAACCACGGCTTCCGCGGTGATGCCGAAATGCTGGAAGAGATCCTTGGCCGGTGCGGAGGCACCGAAGGACTGCATGCCGACGAAAGCGCCGTCATTGCCGATGAAGTAATCCCAACCCTGACGGATGGCCGCTTCAACCGCAATCTTGACCGGCGAATTGCCGATGATGGCCTTGCGGTAGGTTTCCGGCTGCTCCTTGAAGAGTTCGAAGCAGGGAACGGACACGACGCGGGTGGAGATGCCCTTGACCTTGAGGTCGGCGGCAGCCTTCAGCGCAAGCTCCACTTCCGAGCCGGAAGCGAAGATCGAGACCTTGGCATCGCTTGCCGAAACCAGTTCGTAAGCCCCGTAGGAAACGAGGTTCTTTTCCTCATATTCCTTGCGGGCAGGCGTGAGGTTCTGGCGGGTCAGTGCAAGCGCCGTCGGGCGGTGCTTTTCATGCAGGGCGATCTGCCAAGATTCCGCAGTTTCCGTTTCATCCGCAGGGCGGAAGACCAGAAGGTTCGGAATAGCGCGCAGCGCGGCGACATGTTCCACCGGCTGGTGGGTCGGGCCGTCCTCACCGACGCCGATGGAATCGTGCGTCAGAACGTGGACGACGCGGATGCCCATGAGTGCGGCAAGGCGGATGGACGGACGGCAATAATCCGAGAAGATGAGGAAGCCGCCGGAGTAAGGGATCAGACCGCCGTGCAGCGCGATGCCGTTCATGGCTGCTGCCATGCCGTGTTCGCGAATGCCGTAATGCATGTAGCGACCGGAGAAATCAGAAGGCGTGATTTCCTTCATCTGGCTGGTCTTGGTGTTGTTCGACGGCGTCAGGTCGGCAGAGCCGCCGAGCGTTTCCGGCAGGATGCCGTTGATGACTTCGAGCGTGTCTTCGGAAGCCTTGCGGGTGGCAACCGTCGGGTTGTTCGCAGCGACCTTCTTCTTGAATGCATCGATGGAGCTGTCGAAATTGCCGGGCAGATCGCCAGCAAAGCGGCGCTTGAACTCGGCCTTCTTCTCGCCTTCCGTGCCTTCCAGGCGGGCTTCCCACTCCTGACGGGTCTTGGTGGAGCGAAGACCGGCCAGACGCCATGCATCCAGAACATCTTCTGGAATGACGAAAGGTTCAGCTTCCCAGTTCAGGTGCTTGCGCGTTGCGGCGATTTCTTCAGCGCCGAGCGGGTTGCCGTGAACCTTGTGCGTGCCCTGCTTGTTCGGCGCGCCGAAACCGATGGTGGTCTTGCAGGCGATGAAGGTTGGGCGGTCGGACTGGTGCGCCTGCTCGATGGCGTTGGAAATTGCTTCCGGGTCGTGACCGTCGATCTCGATGGTGTTCCACTTCACCGCCTTGAAGCGGGCGATCTGATCCGTGGAATCGGACAGGTCGACCGTACCGTCGATGGTGATGTTGTTGTTGTCCCAGAAGAGAACGAGCTTGTTGAGCTTCAGGTGGCCAGCAAGCGCAATAGCTTCGTGGCTGATGCCTTCCATCAGGCAGCCGTCGCCGCACAGTGCGTAGGTGAAATGGCTCTGAAGATCGGAGCCGAATTCTTCTTCCAGCTTGCGCTCGGCAATGGCCATGCCGACGGCATTGGCAATGCCCTGGCCGAGAGGTCCCGTGGTGGTTTCGATGCCGGTGGCGTGACCATATTCCGGGTGACCGGCAGTCTTGGAGCCGAGCTGGCGGAAACGCTTGATCTCGTCGATCGTCATGTCCTCATATCCGGTGAGATAGAGGAGCGAGTAGAGCAGCATGGAGCCGTGACCGGCAGACAGCACGAAGCGATCGCGGTCTGGCCACAGCGGGGCCTTCGGATCGAACTTCAGGTACTTGGTAAAGAGGACCGTAGCGACATCCGCCGCGCCCATTGGCAGGCCTGGGTGGCCGGAATTGGCCTTCTCCACAGCATCCATGGCAAGAAATCGGATTGCATTGGCCATCCGGTCGTGTTTGTCGCGAGAAATCATGGCTTTTCCGTCTGTTCCGGGTGATTAAGAGATAGTCTTCTAACTATCCAAAAAGCGGGTTGATCCATAGCAGGTAGGGCGGTTCTGTCAACAAATCCGGCCCGCATTGCAGTTCGATCTCAAACAAAAATCGTTTCGCATGAGCATATGTCCATTATTTATTCTTCAGACCAAGCTGTGGCCATATTCAGGCAAAGAATTTAGAAAGCGCCGTTGCCAAGTCGCATTCATCCACAGCGCAAAGTGCTTGAATGTATTGGTTTGATTGACGCGGGCGCAAAACGGGTAATATCGTGCATCAGCCTTGATTGACGTCAAGAGGCAACGATTCGGCTTGGCTCTTGCGGTTTGGAAGAAACGATGACGGCGGAAAAGACCATACATGTTGCGCTGTCGGAGCTAGGCTCCGCAATAACCAGCCTTGAAAACGCTCTCGACATGCGTCTGGAACGCCAGCGCGAAAACGGCGAAGTCGAGAACGAGGTCAAGCGCGTGCATGTGGACCGTGCGCGGCTTGCGCAGGAACTGGACCAGTCGCAGTTTCGCGCCAATCGTCTGGAAGAGGTCAATCGCGAAGTCTCGCGGCGTCTCGTGACGGCGATGGAAACCATCCGCGCCGTGCTGGACCGGTAAAGGAAAAGAGTATGGCTCAAGTCACCGTCATGATCGATGGCAAGGCGTATCGCATGGCCTGCGAAGCGGGGCAGGAAGCGCATCTGACCGACCTTGCCAACCGTTTCGATCAATATGTCGGGCACCTCAAGAGCCAGTTCGGCGAAATCGGCGACCTGCGACTTACCGTCATGGCTGGCATCATGATCACCGACGAGCTTTCGGAAATGTCACGCAAGATCGAGAACCTCGAAAAGCAGGTGGCAGGCCTTCAGCAGAACAGCGACGGCATGGCCGAAAGCAAGGCAAAGGCAGACGAGCAGATCGTGCACGCCATTTCAGACCTTGCGATGCGGCTGAACGGAATTACGGAAAAGCTGGTGGCAAGGCCGAAGCCCGCGGTGAACTGATGTTGCGTACTGGGAAAAGCATTCGTTCTGCAAGGTGTTAGGCGTCTGTAAAAACCTTGCGAACCCAAATGCAGGCGTGACCCGGAGGCAACCCATCGATCCGGCCAAATTCTTCATAACCTCTGGATTGATAAAACCCGGGGGCCTGAAAAGTGAACGTATCGACGTAAGCGCCTATGCACCCTCGCTCGCGCGCGGCTGCTTCAGCCTTATCCATGAGGATACTGCCCGTCCGTGTTCCTCGGATTGAACTGGAAACCCAAAGCCAATCAACAAACATCCATGAATAAAAGGTTTTAGCTTTTATCCCGCCTTGAGCCACACCTGATGGAGACCTCGCGATCACCCATAAGTCCTGAGAGTTGTCCGGTCCAGCTTTGCCGAAATTGTATTCATCCAGCCCCTGATCAATTAGCTTTTGGGTGGCCTCATCTGGCATTTCTTCGATTTCGATTGATATCGCCAATATAGATTCTTTCTAAAGCTGCTCGCTGGAAAGTTATTCTAATGTCAATTTTATCGTATCGTAACCACAGGTCGATGCAAGTTTCCTTGCGCTCCCCCTTTCGGAACGTCACGATCCGGCATATATATGACGTGCGTTCTGCGCTTCTCGACAGGAACCACAATCCCTGGGGCCATACTCGATCCAAAGGGAGCTGTCCCTGGCCAGTCCCGTGGGGCTGGACACACGGTGCCCACCTACATTTGTAGGCACCCAGGATCGTAAACCTCCATCGGTCGTCGTGGACGCACTTTTCTTCTAGTGTTTTCCGGATATTCGGTTCCTTTTAGCACCTACTTTTACATCATCGGTCGTTGGCGCAAGTCGATTATTGCTATGAGGCCGCCCTTGCTGGCGGCTTTTTTATTGTCGGCAAAAAGCTTACGCTGCTATTGACTGACGTAAGCGAAAAGCTTACATTCGCAATCAATGAAAACAAGGAGAAAGGTTGGAGCTCGGTAATTTTAGGAGACGGGAATTTGATCAAAACATTTAAGCACCAAGGTTTATACGAGCTTTTCTATGAGGGTGCGACTGCAAAGATCGATAAGAAAATGCACGCTCGCATTATTGTTCGGCTAGACCGCCTTGAGCAAGTCGCCTCGATCAGCGAGTTAAATCTTCCGGGCTATGATTTTCACTCCCTCAAGGGATTTAAGCCCACCCGATATACGATCCACGTCAACGGACCATGGTGCATCACATTCGAAATCGAAGATGGCGATGTGTACAACGTGGATTTCGAGCAATACCACTAACATAAACGAACACTCTAGAGTGCAGGTTCTTAGATAGGAGACGAGAATGGCTTATGAGGTAGTCAGGCCCTTGAAAAGGTGCCCATCTCATCCGGGCGCATTACTCAATGACATGATCCCGGATACGGGTAAGACCAAGGTAGAAATAGCAAATATGCTGGGGATTTCCCGGCAGCAGCTTTATGACATCGTCAATGAAAAGAAGCCCGTGTCGCCAAACGTTGCGGCAAGGCTGGGCAAGCTGTTCGGAGATGGCGCAGCCGTCTGGCTTCGGATGCAGGCTGCACACGATGCCTGGCAAGCGGAACACACTGTTGATTTAGAAAATGTCCCGACTTTAAAATTTGCCTGAGTAAAAACGACCAAAGATGAGCCGCCCCCCGCAGGGCGGCTTTTTTTATGGGTATGCACAAACGAAATTTGCCATCGCTTTTGAGATACTAAAGTGACGCGTCCTGAAGGTCGAAAACCCACTCGGTTTCCATCTCAATAACCTTGCGTCTTTTTTGAGCTACCTCTCATTGCATTGGCGGAACAATTCCTTATTATCCGTGTTGGTATGTCCGTTCCGCCTGTATTTGAGGTGAATGCGGTTATCACCGCGACGTGCCGTTCAACAGCCCAAAGAGCTAAACTTGTTTACTGAAATTATGATCGTGGTCCTGCTCACCGTATTGAATGGTGTGCTTGCCATGTCCGAGCTTGCTGTCGTCTCTTCGAGACCTGCGAGGCTTAAAGTGCTGG
This window contains:
- a CDS encoding type II toxin-antitoxin system RelE/ParE family toxin yields the protein MIKTFKHQGLYELFYEGATAKIDKKMHARIIVRLDRLEQVASISELNLPGYDFHSLKGFKPTRYTIHVNGPWCITFEIEDGDVYNVDFEQYH
- a CDS encoding GNAT family N-acetyltransferase, which produces MAISIEIEEMPDEATQKLIDQGLDEYNFGKAGPDNSQDLWVIARSPSGVAQGGIKAKTFYSWMFVDWLWVSSSIRGTRTGSILMDKAEAAARERGCIGAYVDTFTFQAPGFYQSRGYEEFGRIDGLPPGHACIWVRKVFTDA
- a CDS encoding cell division protein ZapA yields the protein MAQVTVMIDGKAYRMACEAGQEAHLTDLANRFDQYVGHLKSQFGEIGDLRLTVMAGIMITDELSEMSRKIENLEKQVAGLQQNSDGMAESKAKADEQIVHAISDLAMRLNGITEKLVARPKPAVN
- a CDS encoding DUF4164 domain-containing protein: MTAEKTIHVALSELGSAITSLENALDMRLERQRENGEVENEVKRVHVDRARLAQELDQSQFRANRLEEVNREVSRRLVTAMETIRAVLDR
- the tkt gene encoding transketolase, which encodes MISRDKHDRMANAIRFLAMDAVEKANSGHPGLPMGAADVATVLFTKYLKFDPKAPLWPDRDRFVLSAGHGSMLLYSLLYLTGYEDMTIDEIKRFRQLGSKTAGHPEYGHATGIETTTGPLGQGIANAVGMAIAERKLEEEFGSDLQSHFTYALCGDGCLMEGISHEAIALAGHLKLNKLVLFWDNNNITIDGTVDLSDSTDQIARFKAVKWNTIEIDGHDPEAISNAIEQAHQSDRPTFIACKTTIGFGAPNKQGTHKVHGNPLGAEEIAATRKHLNWEAEPFVIPEDVLDAWRLAGLRSTKTRQEWEARLEGTEGEKKAEFKRRFAGDLPGNFDSSIDAFKKKVAANNPTVATRKASEDTLEVINGILPETLGGSADLTPSNNTKTSQMKEITPSDFSGRYMHYGIREHGMAAAMNGIALHGGLIPYSGGFLIFSDYCRPSIRLAALMGIRVVHVLTHDSIGVGEDGPTHQPVEHVAALRAIPNLLVFRPADETETAESWQIALHEKHRPTALALTRQNLTPARKEYEEKNLVSYGAYELVSASDAKVSIFASGSEVELALKAAADLKVKGISTRVVSVPCFELFKEQPETYRKAIIGNSPVKIAVEAAIRQGWDYFIGNDGAFVGMQSFGASAPAKDLFQHFGITAEAVVAAAEAKLG
- a CDS encoding HigA family addiction module antitoxin, encoding MAYEVVRPLKRCPSHPGALLNDMIPDTGKTKVEIANMLGISRQQLYDIVNEKKPVSPNVAARLGKLFGDGAAVWLRMQAAHDAWQAEHTVDLENVPTLKFA